From the genome of Sphingomonas sp. HMP6, one region includes:
- a CDS encoding flagellar hook protein FlgE has translation MSLYSALYAGVSGLSAQSTAMASVADNITNINTVGYKNADTQFRTLVSDGRGGQAYAAGGVTAVTRSLVSKDGVLQASSSATDVGIAGAGFFVTRNGTGASADISYTRAGSFTPDSQGYLKNSGGYYLQGWPLDAQGNYVNNGDLGALVPVRVTQLTGTAAATSKLQMRANLDATATAFTGAYVAGDLAAGTTPAQFSRPLDITDAQGGKHTVTLAFLKTGPNAWKGEIYATPATDVTAAGGLLASGNILFNADGSLDRAGSSPAMFAALTPGWTSGAGTGPIQLSLGTDGGLDGLTQFGGASAVISSSVDGGLLGSVASTRISDGGLVSAVFEDGTSRTVFQLPLASFQNPDGLTRLPGNAYGVSDMSGSVAINAPGSLGAGTISANTLEASTVDLAQEFTNMIRFQRAYSASSKIITTVDEMLQEIGNLKR, from the coding sequence TTGAGCCTCTACTCAGCCCTATATGCCGGTGTGTCCGGTTTGAGCGCGCAATCGACCGCGATGGCGAGCGTCGCCGACAATATCACCAACATCAACACCGTCGGCTATAAGAACGCCGATACGCAGTTCCGCACTTTGGTGTCCGACGGGCGCGGCGGGCAAGCCTATGCCGCAGGCGGCGTCACTGCAGTAACCCGCTCGCTCGTGTCAAAAGACGGGGTGCTGCAGGCATCGAGCAGCGCGACCGACGTCGGCATTGCCGGGGCCGGCTTCTTCGTGACGCGCAACGGTACCGGCGCTTCCGCCGATATCAGCTACACGCGCGCCGGATCGTTCACCCCGGACAGCCAAGGCTATCTCAAGAATTCGGGTGGCTATTATCTCCAGGGTTGGCCGCTCGATGCGCAGGGCAATTACGTCAACAATGGCGATCTCGGCGCACTGGTGCCGGTTCGCGTTACCCAGTTGACCGGGACCGCTGCGGCGACGAGCAAGCTGCAGATGCGCGCCAACCTCGACGCGACCGCGACCGCCTTCACCGGTGCCTATGTGGCCGGCGATTTGGCGGCGGGCACGACGCCGGCGCAATTCTCGCGCCCGCTCGACATTACCGACGCGCAGGGCGGCAAGCACACCGTGACGCTCGCGTTCCTGAAGACCGGGCCGAATGCCTGGAAGGGTGAAATCTACGCCACCCCCGCGACCGACGTTACCGCAGCCGGCGGTTTGCTCGCCAGCGGGAACATCCTGTTCAACGCCGACGGATCGCTTGATCGCGCCGGTTCCTCGCCCGCGATGTTCGCCGCGCTTACGCCCGGCTGGACCAGCGGTGCGGGTACCGGGCCGATTCAGCTTAGCCTCGGCACCGACGGCGGTCTCGATGGCCTGACGCAGTTCGGCGGCGCATCGGCGGTCATTTCGTCGAGCGTAGACGGCGGCTTGCTCGGCAGCGTCGCGTCCACCCGCATCTCCGATGGCGGCCTGGTCAGCGCCGTGTTCGAAGACGGCACGTCCCGCACGGTGTTCCAGCTGCCGCTCGCCAGCTTCCAGAATCCCGACGGCCTGACCCGCTTGCCGGGTAACGCTTATGGCGTTTCGGACATGTCGGGCAGCGTCGCGATCAATGCGCCGGGTTCGCTTGGTGCCGGTACTATTTCGGCCAACACGCTCGAAGCATCGACGGTCGATCTTGCGCAGGAGTTCACCAACATGATCCGGTTCCAGCGCGCGTATAGCGCGTCGTCCAAGATCATCACGACGGTCGACGAGATGCTCCAGGAAATCGGCAATCTGAAGCGATAA
- a CDS encoding flagellar biosynthesis repressor FlbT, which translates to MTLRISLRDGEKLIVNGAVLRAIGRTDLCVENSVSLLRGREVMSPDDAVTPARRLYYACMIAYIDPHGATAHHDEIVRYLHDLLGALEAPEAKAACASFARKVATGDFYRALADCRALIDYEAAAIGRTAPQVAQAAA; encoded by the coding sequence ATGACCCTGCGAATTTCCCTGCGCGACGGCGAGAAGCTAATCGTCAACGGTGCGGTGCTGCGTGCGATCGGCCGCACCGACCTGTGCGTCGAGAATTCCGTTTCGCTGCTGCGCGGCCGCGAAGTGATGTCGCCAGACGACGCCGTCACCCCCGCGCGGCGGCTCTATTACGCGTGCATGATCGCCTATATCGATCCGCACGGCGCCACCGCGCACCATGACGAGATCGTGCGCTATCTGCATGATCTACTCGGCGCACTCGAGGCGCCCGAAGCCAAGGCGGCGTGCGCCAGCTTCGCGCGCAAGGTCGCGACCGGCGATTTCTACCGCGCGCTGGCGGATTGCCGCGCGCTGATCGACTATGAAGCGGCGGCGATCGGCCGCACCGCGCCGCAGGTCGCCCAAGCCGCCGCATGA
- a CDS encoding Hsp70 family protein — protein sequence MTTATALGLDFGTTNTVVARSDGAGGSQLIDFVGAEATGAVFRSALCFWEEERGWNGVAHDAGPWAVAEYLQSPLDSRFVQSFKTVAASPLFERAQIFGRNFRFEDFGRLFLQKLVTHAGGALDSRPPRIIVGRPVVYAGARPDPELARSRYDAMFAEFGVDLHYVYEPLGAAFSYAARLTEPATVLVADFGGGTTDFSVVRVAAPGAARRCVPLASSGVGIAGDRFDRRIMDRLVLPLLGKGSSYRSFGKELEIPGGYFADFADWSRLALMRNRRTLEELRKLQRSAVDPAPIGRMIALIDHEQGFPLYDAVGKVKRALSQAEDAELTFSGGGIDIAAPVRRADFESWIADDLRLIEEALDLALSRADMPTDAIDRVFLTGGSSLIPAIRAMFDRRFGADRIATGGELTSIAHGLALIGDEPNLTEWTV from the coding sequence GTGACGACCGCAACCGCGCTTGGGCTCGACTTTGGCACGACCAACACCGTCGTCGCGCGCAGCGATGGCGCGGGCGGATCGCAGCTGATCGATTTCGTCGGTGCCGAAGCGACCGGCGCGGTGTTTCGCTCGGCCTTGTGCTTCTGGGAAGAAGAGCGCGGCTGGAACGGGGTCGCGCACGATGCCGGGCCGTGGGCGGTGGCCGAATATTTGCAGTCGCCGCTCGACAGCCGCTTCGTGCAATCGTTCAAGACGGTGGCGGCAAGCCCGTTGTTCGAACGCGCGCAAATCTTTGGGCGCAACTTCCGATTCGAGGATTTCGGTCGGCTGTTCCTGCAGAAATTGGTGACGCATGCCGGTGGCGCGCTAGATTCGCGACCGCCGCGCATCATCGTCGGGCGTCCGGTGGTTTATGCCGGCGCGCGGCCCGATCCGGAGCTCGCGCGGTCCCGCTACGACGCGATGTTCGCCGAGTTCGGGGTCGATCTGCACTATGTCTATGAGCCGCTGGGCGCCGCGTTCAGCTATGCCGCGCGCCTAACCGAACCGGCGACGGTGCTGGTCGCCGATTTCGGCGGAGGCACCACCGATTTCTCGGTCGTGCGCGTCGCTGCGCCTGGTGCCGCGCGGCGCTGTGTCCCGCTGGCGTCGTCGGGCGTGGGGATTGCGGGTGATCGGTTCGACCGGCGCATCATGGACCGGCTGGTGCTGCCGTTGCTGGGCAAGGGGAGCAGCTACCGATCGTTCGGCAAGGAGCTTGAGATCCCGGGCGGCTATTTCGCGGACTTTGCGGATTGGTCGCGACTCGCGCTGATGCGCAACCGCCGCACGCTTGAGGAACTCCGCAAGCTGCAACGCAGCGCCGTCGACCCCGCGCCGATCGGGCGGATGATCGCGCTGATCGACCATGAGCAGGGCTTCCCGCTGTACGACGCAGTCGGCAAGGTGAAGCGCGCGCTGTCGCAGGCGGAGGACGCCGAACTGACCTTCAGTGGCGGTGGTATCGATATTGCGGCTCCCGTCCGGCGCGCGGATTTCGAAAGCTGGATTGCCGACGACCTGCGGCTGATCGAGGAAGCGCTCGATCTCGCGCTGTCCCGCGCCGACATGCCGACGGATGCGATCGACCGCGTGTTCCTGACCGGCGGTTCCTCGCTGATCCCCGCGATCCGCGCGATGTTCGACCGGCGCTTCGGCGCAGACCGGATCGCGACCGGCGGGGAATTGACCTCGATCGCGCACGGGCTCGCTCTGATCGGCGACGAACCCAATCTGACCGAATGGACCGTGTGA
- the cpdR gene encoding cell cycle two-component system response regulator CpdR → MIRILLAEDDRVMREYLTRALERSGYAVSAVDRGTAAIPLLETEHFDLLLTDIVMPEMDGIELAQKAGEMVPDLRVMFITGFAAVTLKAGKTMPQARVLSKPFHLRDLVLEVDRMFELERVSDNI, encoded by the coding sequence ATGATACGGATTTTGCTTGCCGAGGATGATCGCGTGATGCGGGAATACCTCACCCGGGCGCTCGAACGATCGGGTTATGCGGTGTCGGCGGTGGACCGTGGCACCGCGGCGATCCCGCTGCTGGAAACCGAGCATTTCGACTTGCTGCTGACCGATATCGTAATGCCCGAAATGGACGGCATCGAACTCGCGCAAAAGGCAGGCGAAATGGTGCCGGATTTACGCGTGATGTTCATCACCGGCTTCGCCGCCGTCACGCTGAAGGCGGGCAAGACGATGCCGCAAGCGCGTGTGCTGTCCAAGCCGTTCCACCTGCGCGATCTCGTGCTTGAGGTCGACCGCATGTTCGAACTGGAGCGTGTGAGCGACAATATCTGA
- the fliI gene encoding flagellar protein export ATPase FliI: MKALAAAARSLRDLSPDQRFGRVIGVRGALIEVEGLTGAAQIGSHITVAGAEGAVAAEVTGLDRGVAHCLPFSDPQGIASGARADLIAGRFVVRPCDAWLGRMVDGLGRPIDGKGTLPVGPDPRPIKAPPPPAAQRARVGARIATGVRALDLFAPLCQGQRLGLFAGSGVGKSVLLSMLARWTGCDIAVIGLIGERGREVQEFVEDDLGPEGLARSVVVVATSDEPALMRRQAAWTTLAIAEHFRDQGLNVLCLMDSVTRFAMAQREIGLASGEPAATKGYTPTVFAELPRLLERAGPGLPGQGSITGLFTVLVDGDDHNEPVADAVRGILDGHIVITRRIAERGRYPAIDILKSVSRTLPGALDPDQNTLRLAARSVLSTYADMEEIVRLGAYQTGANPEVDRAIALAPQIETLLTQTKQDRGDLTDSFAALGAIMEDPS, encoded by the coding sequence ATGAAAGCCCTTGCCGCCGCCGCGCGCAGTTTGCGTGACTTGTCCCCCGACCAACGCTTTGGCCGGGTGATCGGCGTGCGCGGTGCTTTGATCGAGGTCGAGGGCCTGACCGGCGCCGCGCAGATCGGATCGCACATCACCGTCGCCGGTGCCGAGGGCGCGGTCGCGGCGGAAGTCACCGGGCTCGACCGTGGGGTGGCGCACTGCCTGCCGTTCAGCGATCCGCAGGGGATCGCCTCGGGCGCGCGTGCCGATTTGATCGCAGGGCGTTTCGTCGTCCGCCCATGCGACGCGTGGCTCGGCCGCATGGTCGATGGGCTCGGCCGTCCGATCGATGGCAAGGGGACGCTCCCGGTCGGGCCGGATCCACGTCCGATCAAGGCTCCGCCGCCCCCCGCCGCACAGCGTGCGCGCGTCGGCGCACGTATCGCTACCGGGGTGCGCGCGCTCGATCTGTTCGCGCCGCTCTGCCAGGGCCAGCGGCTCGGCCTGTTTGCCGGCTCAGGCGTGGGCAAATCGGTGCTGCTGTCGATGCTCGCGCGCTGGACCGGTTGCGATATCGCGGTGATCGGGTTGATCGGCGAGCGCGGCCGCGAAGTGCAGGAATTCGTCGAGGACGATCTCGGGCCAGAGGGCCTCGCGCGCAGCGTCGTGGTCGTCGCCACCTCCGACGAACCCGCGCTGATGCGACGTCAGGCCGCGTGGACCACGCTCGCGATCGCAGAACATTTCCGCGACCAGGGGCTGAACGTGCTGTGCCTGATGGACTCGGTCACCCGCTTCGCCATGGCGCAGCGTGAGATCGGTCTCGCCAGTGGTGAGCCCGCCGCGACCAAGGGCTATACGCCGACCGTGTTCGCCGAGCTGCCGCGCTTGCTCGAACGTGCCGGTCCTGGGCTTCCCGGACAGGGATCGATCACCGGCCTGTTCACCGTGCTGGTCGATGGCGACGATCACAATGAGCCGGTCGCCGATGCGGTGCGCGGCATCTTGGACGGGCATATCGTCATCACGCGCCGCATTGCCGAGCGCGGACGTTACCCCGCGATCGACATTCTGAAATCGGTCTCGCGCACGCTGCCAGGGGCGCTCGATCCCGATCAGAACACGCTGCGCCTTGCCGCGCGATCGGTCCTGTCGACCTATGCCGACATGGAAGAGATCGTCCGGCTCGGTGCCTATCAGACCGGCGCCAATCCCGAGGTCGATCGCGCAATCGCGCTCGCCCCACAAATCGAGACGCTGCTGACCCAGACCAAGCAGGATCGCGGCGATTTGACCGACAGCTTCGCGGCGCTTGGCGCGATCATGGAGGACCCGTCATGA
- a CDS encoding helix-turn-helix transcriptional regulator, whose protein sequence is MPNDIVLDPNRAFIFPNRVREQRQRHGLQKLMALSNLIGDIPYIRLSKIERGEVVARADELTRIARALDIPPEALLLDVAARGFDIATWAEPFRDMTAWNEADEREAVLLAAALRVRRNQDRGLTIAVLDRDYGLPAVILSRIENAQKPLDRWNSATLASLCRVFGVSGVPALQEMITAQYRRGELAGFVTTISDPQMRLARTRERIAALRTELTSLAGGPATPVAAKKAAQGTPAPLASDQPRELRVHGAPLAGGLIGFTATDDRVEAPSRAGPRAFALRVCRATLGAGLPANAVVIADPDRLPTVGGLAAIRTGDAYRLVTVTFDRNGATTGYSVTPDMEINLDALDPADVAAVIGAVFA, encoded by the coding sequence ATGCCGAACGATATCGTTCTCGATCCCAACCGCGCCTTCATCTTTCCCAATCGCGTGCGCGAACAGCGTCAGCGCCACGGGCTCCAGAAGCTGATGGCGCTCAGCAATCTCATTGGCGACATCCCCTATATCCGCCTGTCGAAGATCGAGCGTGGCGAAGTCGTTGCGCGGGCGGATGAACTGACCCGCATTGCGCGCGCGCTCGACATCCCACCGGAGGCGCTGCTGCTCGACGTCGCGGCGCGCGGCTTCGACATTGCGACCTGGGCCGAGCCGTTCCGCGACATGACCGCCTGGAATGAGGCCGACGAACGCGAGGCAGTCTTGCTCGCCGCCGCGCTGCGCGTGCGGCGCAATCAGGATCGCGGGCTGACGATCGCGGTGCTGGATCGCGACTATGGCCTTCCCGCCGTCATCCTGTCGCGGATCGAAAATGCGCAAAAGCCGCTTGATCGCTGGAATTCGGCAACGCTCGCGTCGCTGTGCCGCGTGTTCGGGGTGAGCGGCGTGCCGGCCCTGCAGGAAATGATCACGGCGCAATATCGGCGGGGCGAACTCGCCGGCTTCGTCACGACCATCAGCGACCCGCAGATGCGCCTGGCGCGCACGCGCGAGCGGATCGCCGCGTTGCGCACTGAGCTGACGAGTCTGGCAGGCGGCCCGGCCACGCCGGTGGCGGCTAAAAAGGCGGCGCAAGGCACCCCGGCGCCGCTTGCGAGCGATCAACCGCGCGAGCTGCGCGTCCATGGCGCGCCGCTCGCGGGGGGCCTGATCGGCTTCACCGCGACCGATGACAGGGTGGAGGCACCGTCGCGTGCCGGACCGCGCGCCTTCGCGCTGCGGGTCTGCCGGGCGACGCTCGGCGCCGGCTTGCCCGCGAATGCCGTGGTCATCGCCGATCCTGACCGGCTCCCGACCGTCGGCGGGCTCGCCGCGATCCGCACCGGCGATGCGTATCGGCTGGTGACCGTCACGTTCGATCGAAACGGGGCGACGACCGGGTATAGCGTCACACCCGACATGGAAATCAACCTCGACGCGCTCGATCCGGCCGATGTCGCCGCGGTCATCGGTGCTGTTTTTGCGTGA
- a CDS encoding glutathione S-transferase, producing the protein MDRVNTPILYSFRRCPYAMRARLALAVSGVRCELREVKLSDKPAAMLALSPKATVPVLHLADGRVIDESLDIMRWALAAHDPEAWLSRDDPALIAANDGGFKHDLDRYKYPERHGSDARAHRESGLTFLAVLERRLAVERHLCGAQRGLADAAILPFVRQFAGVDPAWFAHQPLAGVQTWLAGHLESDLFAAIMTLRPRWVPDRPA; encoded by the coding sequence ATGGACCGTGTGAACACGCCGATCCTCTATAGTTTCCGGCGTTGCCCCTATGCGATGCGGGCGCGGCTCGCGCTGGCGGTGAGCGGAGTCCGCTGCGAACTGCGCGAGGTGAAGCTGTCGGACAAGCCGGCCGCGATGCTGGCGCTCTCACCCAAGGCGACGGTGCCCGTGCTGCACCTGGCCGACGGAAGGGTGATCGACGAGAGCCTCGACATCATGCGCTGGGCGCTTGCGGCGCACGACCCCGAAGCGTGGCTGTCGCGCGACGATCCGGCGCTGATCGCCGCCAACGATGGCGGGTTCAAACATGATCTCGACCGCTATAAATATCCCGAGCGGCATGGCTCCGATGCGCGTGCGCACCGTGAAAGCGGACTGACATTCCTGGCGGTGCTCGAGCGGCGGCTGGCCGTCGAGCGCCATTTGTGCGGGGCGCAGCGCGGGCTGGCAGATGCGGCGATCCTGCCGTTCGTGCGGCAATTCGCGGGCGTCGATCCGGCATGGTTCGCGCATCAGCCGCTAGCGGGCGTCCAGACGTGGCTCGCAGGCCACCTCGAATCCGATCTTTTCGCGGCGATCATGACACTTCGACCGCGCTGGGTGCCGGACCGCCCCGCCTGA
- a CDS encoding peptidoglycan-binding protein, with translation MIAATDLTRLAPAEKAALIYAQAQSDVSARLWRAALGSDDNAERNSSASSQCPEFNLDSLLSLLMPKADSSTASVPEPVVARPTPNGPTSTAPSPGAVPPAALPPGEPTVAMVPLHASAVTGLGPNARYRATLDAAAARTGIPVAALTAIVDAEAGKNCDGVWNTTSRNPRSSAAGLGQFLGGTWQGEAERAGTWLHDVATKQGWLGNDGRVLPAARSSLLALRYDATASINATADYALRSVAQLKRAGITIGNDVVTVARAAYLGHHLGTGDAIRFLKGGLDPSRAKVLLDAQIGTASANQRIAQSGDAAAAHRSWLLGFIDRHITPARFSA, from the coding sequence ATGATTGCAGCCACCGATCTCACGCGCCTTGCGCCGGCCGAAAAGGCCGCGTTGATCTATGCCCAGGCGCAGAGCGACGTGTCCGCGCGGCTGTGGCGCGCGGCATTGGGCAGCGACGACAACGCCGAGCGTAATTCATCAGCATCGTCGCAATGCCCCGAATTCAATCTCGATTCGTTGCTGTCGCTGCTGATGCCAAAGGCCGATTCCAGCACGGCGAGCGTTCCCGAACCGGTCGTGGCCCGGCCGACCCCGAACGGGCCGACCTCAACCGCGCCGTCCCCAGGCGCGGTGCCCCCGGCTGCGCTGCCCCCGGGCGAGCCAACCGTCGCTATGGTGCCGCTGCACGCAAGTGCCGTCACCGGTCTCGGCCCGAACGCCCGCTACCGCGCCACGCTCGATGCCGCAGCGGCGCGTACCGGGATCCCGGTCGCAGCCCTCACGGCGATCGTCGATGCCGAGGCCGGCAAAAACTGCGACGGCGTTTGGAACACCACGTCGCGCAACCCGCGGTCGAGCGCGGCGGGCCTTGGCCAATTCCTCGGCGGCACCTGGCAAGGCGAAGCTGAGCGCGCCGGCACCTGGCTGCACGATGTCGCCACCAAGCAGGGCTGGCTGGGTAATGATGGCCGGGTGCTCCCAGCCGCCCGCTCGTCGCTGCTCGCGCTACGCTATGATGCCACGGCGTCGATCAATGCGACTGCGGACTATGCACTGCGCAGCGTCGCCCAGTTGAAGCGTGCCGGGATCACGATCGGCAACGATGTCGTGACCGTCGCGCGGGCCGCCTATCTTGGCCATCACTTGGGAACCGGCGACGCGATCCGCTTTCTCAAAGGCGGGCTGGACCCCAGTCGCGCCAAGGTATTGCTCGACGCGCAGATCGGCACGGCCAGCGCGAATCAGCGAATCGCCCAGAGCGGCGATGCCGCCGCAGCGCACCGTTCGTGGCTTTTGGGATTTATCGACCGCCACATCACCCCCGCGCGCTTTTCAGCCTGA
- a CDS encoding cytochrome b, protein MARSALIRIDRYSRGAIWFHWIIAALVLVNLAIGLLHESLLDGVKRAMPLHFSIGITVLVLTLGRIAWRLAHRPPPLPAGMAAWERITAGATHAAFYALLLILPLSGWMLVSGKATSKPFAWFGLFDVPTLPISKAASGIAHEAHGLLGYGMAALVVLHVVAALRHHFVLRDGVLGRMLPGVSPRS, encoded by the coding sequence GTGGCGCGCAGCGCGCTGATCCGGATCGATCGGTACTCGCGCGGCGCGATCTGGTTTCACTGGATCATCGCCGCGCTGGTACTGGTCAATCTGGCGATCGGCTTGCTGCACGAATCGCTGCTCGATGGCGTGAAGCGCGCGATGCCGCTGCACTTCTCGATCGGCATCACCGTTCTGGTGCTGACGCTGGGCCGGATCGCGTGGCGGCTGGCACATCGGCCGCCGCCACTGCCCGCGGGCATGGCGGCGTGGGAACGGATCACCGCGGGCGCGACGCATGCTGCTTTCTATGCGCTGCTGCTGATTCTGCCGCTTAGCGGCTGGATGCTCGTATCGGGCAAGGCGACGAGCAAGCCGTTCGCCTGGTTCGGCCTGTTCGATGTGCCGACCTTGCCGATCTCCAAGGCCGCGAGCGGAATCGCGCATGAGGCGCATGGCCTGCTCGGTTATGGGATGGCGGCGCTGGTCGTGTTGCATGTCGTCGCTGCACTGCGGCACCATTTCGTGCTGCGCGATGGGGTGCTGGGGCGGATGCTGCCGGGTGTGTCGCCGCGCTCGTGA
- a CDS encoding sigma factor-like helix-turn-helix DNA-binding protein translates to MSKTTVALEAAVSAVIANMPKGDDISPARQRAAVDKAFSAILKLIAPRIRHFIRQYGLVAHWEDAEQCCAIAVHRAILGYDPEKAMFTTFVNWQIRGELQSLRFRVMTDQRPSAKKVDATTVSLHSVVSGAEGDEATLEAIIEDEGALARTEAGASDYLAQAATRSLVEEYIEHQRLAGIEQLRKRPRPKRIVGAEPVDHAAAMLRRPRTHGVCPIEVAKLEQKLGRDKEIVERRVFDAATLDELGANTGVTKERVRQITKRASRTIAELAATNPRFAVMAEYRKTPLRPLRARAAKRPLDAAPVALLPALGQPHNTLARVVAIEAQTARPSQRAPHDLESIVAAIVPTVASDLLDGNAPGSNARH, encoded by the coding sequence ATGTCGAAGACCACCGTCGCACTGGAAGCAGCCGTTTCCGCCGTCATTGCGAACATGCCGAAGGGCGATGACATTTCCCCTGCGCGCCAGCGCGCCGCAGTCGACAAAGCCTTCTCCGCGATCCTCAAACTGATCGCCCCCCGCATCCGTCATTTCATCCGCCAATACGGCCTGGTCGCCCATTGGGAAGACGCCGAGCAGTGCTGCGCGATCGCCGTCCACCGCGCGATCCTGGGCTATGATCCTGAAAAGGCGATGTTCACCACGTTCGTCAATTGGCAGATCCGCGGCGAGCTCCAGAGCTTGCGCTTCCGCGTGATGACCGACCAGCGCCCCTCCGCCAAGAAGGTCGATGCGACGACCGTGTCGCTCCATTCCGTCGTGTCGGGAGCCGAAGGCGACGAAGCAACGCTCGAAGCCATCATCGAGGACGAAGGCGCGCTGGCCCGCACCGAAGCCGGTGCCTCCGACTATTTGGCACAGGCCGCCACCCGCTCGCTGGTCGAGGAGTATATCGAACATCAGCGCCTCGCCGGGATCGAACAGCTGCGCAAGCGGCCGCGGCCCAAGCGGATCGTCGGCGCCGAGCCGGTCGATCACGCCGCAGCGATGCTCCGCCGCCCGCGCACGCACGGCGTATGCCCGATCGAAGTTGCCAAGCTCGAACAGAAGCTCGGCCGCGACAAGGAAATCGTCGAGCGCCGCGTGTTCGATGCCGCGACGCTGGACGAACTGGGTGCCAACACGGGTGTCACCAAGGAACGCGTCCGTCAGATCACCAAGCGCGCATCGCGCACGATCGCAGAGCTTGCCGCAACCAATCCGCGCTTCGCGGTGATGGCTGAGTATCGCAAGACTCCCCTTCGCCCGCTCCGCGCCCGCGCGGCGAAGCGCCCGTTGGATGCCGCCCCCGTGGCGCTCCTGCCGGCGCTGGGCCAGCCACACAACACGCTTGCCCGCGTCGTCGCGATCGAAGCGCAGACTGCCCGTCCGTCGCAGCGCGCGCCCCATGATCTCGAATCGATCGTCGCGGCGATCGTCCCGACGGTCGCATCCGACCTGCTCGACGGGAATGCGCCGGGCAGCAACGCGCGCCACTGA
- a CDS encoding N-formylglutamate amidohydrolase, giving the protein MAASSPSFDRYGSVLPASPVVLSVPHAGRDYPLALRAALRVPMAAVTILEDRHIDAVALAAHSGETMLIQRRARAWIDLNRSELERDPAIDEGAVWTALSQTSSKVRGGLGLVPRRVAGAGELWRRRLDAYDVAARIREDHRPYHAELATALAAAQARFGAAVLLDLHSMPSLGPGKPRIVIGDRFGRSANACFVAAIEAVVEATGHPVALNTPYAGGHILESHARPTSGVHAVQIEFDRSLYLDPAGDGPGDGLAATAAVLRRIIDTLAEAAAGPLSVAAE; this is encoded by the coding sequence ATGGCCGCTTCGTCCCCATCTTTCGACCGTTACGGCAGCGTTCTTCCCGCCAGCCCGGTCGTCCTGTCGGTCCCGCATGCCGGACGCGATTATCCGCTGGCACTGCGTGCGGCGCTGCGCGTGCCGATGGCGGCGGTAACAATCCTTGAGGACCGCCACATCGATGCCGTGGCGCTGGCCGCACACAGCGGCGAGACGATGCTGATCCAGCGCCGCGCGCGCGCCTGGATCGATCTCAATCGCTCCGAACTGGAGCGCGACCCCGCGATCGATGAGGGCGCCGTGTGGACCGCGCTCTCGCAAACATCGTCCAAGGTGCGCGGTGGGCTCGGGCTGGTGCCCCGGCGCGTGGCGGGTGCGGGGGAATTGTGGCGGCGCCGGCTCGATGCCTATGATGTCGCCGCACGCATTCGCGAGGATCACCGACCGTATCACGCCGAATTGGCCACGGCTTTGGCGGCGGCGCAGGCGCGGTTCGGCGCGGCGGTGCTGCTTGATCTGCATTCGATGCCCTCGCTCGGGCCGGGCAAGCCGCGAATCGTTATCGGCGACCGTTTCGGGCGCAGTGCCAACGCGTGCTTCGTCGCGGCGATCGAGGCGGTGGTGGAGGCGACGGGACACCCCGTCGCACTCAATACGCCCTATGCTGGCGGGCACATTCTCGAATCGCACGCACGGCCGACCAGTGGCGTTCATGCCGTGCAGATCGAATTCGACCGCAGCCTCTATCTCGATCCCGCCGGAGACGGCCCCGGTGACGGTCTGGCGGCGACCGCCGCGGTGCTGCGCCGCATCATCGATACGCTTGCAGAAGCGGCAGCGGGACCACTTTCGGTCGCTGCGGAATAG